The proteins below come from a single Acidobacteriota bacterium genomic window:
- a CDS encoding aminotransferase class III-fold pyridoxal phosphate-dependent enzyme: protein MNFEEIKNIEDSFQVETYAKMSISVERGAGAWVWTSEGEKFLDLYGGHAVCATGHSHPHVVKAIQEQAEKVLFYSNLVYSGIRAKAAEKLVSVAPASLTKAFFCNSGTEANENAMRMARMATGREKVITFTGGFHGRTADSISATFLGKYREIGRPNVPGHVSAVFGDIASVKAVADEQTAAIMLEPIQSMAGVTEADPGFFRELRTLCDELGIILIFDEVQTGIGRTGNWFFGGSELADGVEPDIITLAKSLGSGVPVGACLVNDRVSENIKLNDLGTTFGGGMLAMAAVVATLEAIELGDMIKNAKNVEHHLRDSLSGDSGVVAIHGKGCLLGIEFDGPCSPVHKKLLAENIITGTSSNPNVLRLLPPMCVSVDEINLMVEVLSN, encoded by the coding sequence ATTGAAGACAGCTTCCAGGTTGAAACCTACGCCAAAATGAGCATCTCGGTCGAACGCGGCGCGGGTGCCTGGGTATGGACGAGCGAGGGCGAAAAGTTCTTGGACCTGTACGGCGGCCACGCGGTTTGTGCGACCGGGCATTCGCATCCGCACGTTGTAAAAGCGATCCAAGAGCAGGCAGAAAAGGTTCTGTTTTATTCGAATTTGGTTTATTCGGGGATTCGGGCGAAGGCCGCCGAAAAACTCGTTTCCGTCGCTCCGGCTTCCCTCACAAAAGCCTTTTTCTGCAACTCAGGTACCGAGGCCAACGAAAACGCCATGCGAATGGCCCGAATGGCAACCGGCCGTGAGAAAGTGATCACGTTTACCGGCGGTTTTCACGGCAGAACGGCAGACTCGATCTCGGCGACTTTTCTCGGCAAATACCGCGAGATCGGCAGGCCGAATGTTCCCGGTCATGTATCTGCGGTTTTCGGCGATATCGCAAGCGTAAAAGCGGTTGCTGATGAGCAGACAGCGGCGATCATGCTCGAGCCGATCCAGTCGATGGCTGGCGTTACGGAGGCCGATCCAGGCTTTTTCCGCGAGTTGCGTACGCTATGCGACGAACTCGGCATCATTCTTATTTTCGACGAGGTTCAAACAGGCATCGGCCGCACAGGAAACTGGTTTTTTGGCGGCAGCGAACTCGCCGACGGAGTCGAACCCGACATCATAACGCTTGCCAAATCGCTCGGCAGCGGCGTTCCGGTTGGAGCATGTCTCGTCAACGATCGCGTTTCGGAAAACATCAAGCTAAACGATCTCGGCACAACCTTCGGCGGCGGAATGCTCGCGATGGCTGCGGTTGTTGCGACGCTTGAGGCGATCGAATTAGGCGACATGATCAAGAATGCTAAGAACGTCGAGCATCATCTCCGCGATTCGCTGAGCGGCGATTCGGGTGTTGTGGCGATCCACGGAAAGGGCTGTTTGCTAGGCATCGAATTCGACGGGCCGTGCTCGCCGGTTCACAAGAAACTCTTGGCTGAAAACATTATTACCGGCACATCCAGCAATCCAAATGTCCTCCGCCTGCTGCCGCCGATGTGCGTCAGCGTTGACGAAATAAATTTGATGGTCGAGGTGCTTTCGAATTGA
- a CDS encoding glutamate synthase subunit beta, with protein sequence MGKITGFMEYSRTLPILGDARSRIGNWSEFHDHLPDSELQKQGARCMNCGIPFCHTGTMMNGATIGCPLHNLIPEWNDLVFSGRWREAYERLALTNNFPEFTGRVCPAPCESSCVLGINEDPVMIKEIEASIVDRAFEEGWIVPRPPVNRTGNRVAVIGSGPAGLACADELNKHGHSVTVFEREDLIGGLLMYGIPNMKLEKSIVQRRIDLLAAEGIEFRTNVSVGQDISTDELKQDFDAIVLCCGAPKPRDLNIEGRELDGIHFAMNFLTHSTKTLMADGAISPIDVKGKDVIVIGGGDTGTDCVGTSLRQGCKSLVQFEIMPRPADRTATHDGWLSTVRTFQVDYGQNEAEAVFGGDPREYSVLTKRFTGDDTGNLNGLETVAVRWDSGKLVEIIGTEKFWPVDAAFLAMGFTGGEDSSFFHDLGVETDQNNIVVVDENKQTSLSNVFAAGDCERGQSLIVWAIADGRNAAESVHAFLSQPESTATLSTHS encoded by the coding sequence ATGGGGAAAATTACCGGTTTTATGGAATATTCCCGCACGCTGCCTATCCTCGGCGACGCACGTTCGCGAATCGGAAACTGGTCCGAATTTCACGATCATCTGCCGGACAGCGAGCTGCAAAAACAGGGTGCGAGATGCATGAATTGCGGCATTCCGTTCTGCCACACCGGCACGATGATGAACGGTGCGACGATCGGCTGTCCGCTTCACAATCTGATCCCGGAATGGAACGACCTGGTGTTTAGCGGCAGATGGCGAGAGGCGTACGAGCGGCTTGCCCTGACCAATAATTTCCCCGAATTCACCGGCCGCGTGTGCCCCGCACCGTGCGAATCGTCGTGCGTTCTGGGCATAAACGAAGATCCCGTGATGATCAAGGAGATCGAGGCCTCGATCGTTGACCGGGCATTTGAGGAAGGCTGGATCGTCCCGCGTCCGCCGGTCAACAGAACAGGAAATCGCGTCGCCGTCATCGGTTCCGGCCCCGCCGGCCTCGCGTGTGCCGACGAACTCAACAAACACGGCCACTCCGTCACCGTCTTCGAACGCGAAGACCTTATCGGCGGCCTGCTGATGTACGGGATTCCGAACATGAAGCTCGAAAAATCGATCGTCCAAAGACGTATCGATCTGCTCGCGGCGGAAGGCATCGAGTTTCGCACTAACGTCAGCGTTGGGCAGGATATTTCTACCGACGAATTAAAACAAGATTTCGACGCCATCGTCCTCTGCTGCGGTGCTCCGAAACCCCGCGATCTAAACATCGAGGGCAGGGAACTCGACGGGATCCATTTCGCGATGAATTTCCTCACGCATTCGACAAAGACGCTGATGGCGGATGGAGCGATCTCCCCGATCGACGTCAAAGGCAAAGACGTCATCGTCATTGGCGGCGGCGACACGGGAACTGATTGCGTTGGAACGTCGCTCAGGCAGGGCTGTAAAAGCCTTGTTCAGTTCGAAATAATGCCGCGTCCGGCTGATCGAACGGCGACGCACGATGGCTGGTTGAGCACCGTTCGGACATTTCAGGTCGATTATGGACAGAATGAAGCAGAAGCGGTTTTTGGCGGCGATCCGCGGGAATATTCTGTTTTGACCAAACGATTTACCGGCGATGATACGGGAAATCTCAATGGTCTCGAAACCGTCGCCGTTCGCTGGGATAGCGGTAAACTAGTCGAAATTATTGGAACGGAAAAATTCTGGCCGGTTGATGCCGCTTTCCTCGCAATGGGCTTTACGGGCGGCGAGGATTCGTCCTTTTTCCACGATCTCGGAGTCGAAACCGATCAAAACAACATCGTCGTCGTAGACGAAAACAAGCAAACAAGCCTTAGCAACGTGTTCGCCGCCGGCGATTGCGAACGTGGCCAATCGCTGATCGTCTGGGCTATTGCTGACGGCAGAAATGCTGCCGAAAGCGTCCACGCGTTTCTCTCGCAACCAGAATCGACAGCTACCTTATCAACTCACTCATGA
- a CDS encoding N-acetylornithine carbamoyltransferase, giving the protein MKNYLITSDFSTAQLNGLIEAALKIKSGEVKDKPLDGKSIALVFFNPSLRTRASMQVGIYELGGNAVILEPGGTSWTLEHRDGVVMDGNKTEHLAEFVRVLERYVSAIGVRTFAELKDWETERTDPILNAFAKYATVPIINLESAMHHPCQSMADMMTIREHAGSQKKKVLLTWAWHPKPLPMAVPNSFALASAQFGHDLRIAHPKGYELDEELIAEIEQQAAANGGSVEFTNDDQTAFDDIEVVYAKSWGGKHFYGGTDKDIEFRAGLRNDWIVDEGKMARTKNALFMHCLPVRRNVIVTDGVIDSANSVVIDEAENRLHIQKAIMSELIR; this is encoded by the coding sequence TTGAAGAACTACTTAATTACATCTGATTTCTCGACCGCTCAACTAAACGGATTGATCGAGGCTGCCCTAAAGATCAAAAGCGGCGAAGTAAAAGACAAACCGCTCGATGGCAAATCGATAGCCCTTGTATTTTTCAACCCTTCGCTGCGAACGCGAGCTTCGATGCAGGTTGGGATCTATGAGCTTGGCGGCAATGCCGTGATTTTAGAACCTGGCGGCACTTCGTGGACGCTTGAACACCGCGATGGCGTCGTGATGGACGGCAATAAAACAGAGCACCTGGCGGAGTTTGTCCGCGTGCTCGAACGCTACGTTTCGGCCATCGGCGTACGCACATTCGCTGAACTAAAGGATTGGGAAACCGAACGGACCGATCCGATCCTCAACGCATTCGCCAAGTATGCGACCGTTCCCATCATCAATCTCGAATCCGCGATGCATCATCCGTGTCAGTCGATGGCGGATATGATGACGATCCGCGAACACGCTGGGTCGCAGAAGAAAAAAGTGCTGCTTACGTGGGCGTGGCATCCGAAGCCGCTCCCGATGGCCGTGCCGAATAGCTTCGCACTGGCGTCCGCACAATTTGGCCATGATCTGCGCATTGCTCATCCGAAAGGGTACGAACTCGACGAAGAATTGATCGCCGAGATCGAACAGCAAGCGGCCGCGAATGGCGGAAGTGTCGAATTTACGAACGATGATCAGACAGCTTTCGACGACATCGAGGTGGTTTACGCCAAAAGCTGGGGCGGTAAGCATTTTTATGGCGGCACTGACAAGGATATCGAATTTCGCGCGGGCCTGAGAAACGATTGGATCGTTGACGAGGGGAAAATGGCCCGGACGAAAAACGCCCTATTCATGCACTGCCTGCCCGTTCGGCGAAATGTGATCGTGACGGATGGCGTGATCGATTCGGCAAATTCGGTGGTGATCGACGAGGCTGAGAACCGGCTTCATATTCAGAAGGCGATCATGAGTGAGTTGATAAGGTAG